TCTGTATTGGTAATGCTGTGATTACATCCTTGGTTGTGAACAGGTAATAAACCTTCTTGTGTGTCGATGGTACTCTTTTATTCCGCTGCTTTTGATTGTAATATCTGATCATTCACAAATCCTTGTAAGAAGAAAAGCTCATTGTCATTCGCTGTTCGATTATTGGCTGCTTCAAAACGCTCGATCGCATCTTCTAATGACGTGGATTTCACAGCATCATTGGCTGAGATGAGCTCTCTCCAAAACGTATCCATCTCCTCCACGTCACAGATCGACTCATGACCAAGCAAGAAATGAACGGCATCATATTGCTGAATGTCCTCAATCATAGGCAATAACTTGTCTTGCTTAATATGATATAGCGAATTTGTAGTTGTGTTGTAAGCACTGTCCCCCAGAAAAATGACCTTTTCATCCGGAATATACACAACTGTTGAATCATCCGTATGCGTACTTCGAATGGTTTCCAAAATACACACTTTATTTCCCAAATCCACATGAAGTGATTTTTCAAAAATGATATCCGGGTGGCTTAATTGAAAGGTTTCTCTGTCGGGTATTTCATGTTGTATCGTTTCCATGCATAGTGTGTTCATCTTCTTGGAATCCACATACTCCTGAAGAGAGCGGTCATCATAAGAATAGTTCCGCCAATCATTCATCTTTTGGTTAGTTAGACTATTCATAATAATCGTAGCTCCGTATTCATTCATTCCTAAAAAATGATCCCAATGGGCATGAGTGATGACCACATATTTAACGGGTGGAACGTTTAACTTCTCTATTTCATGTAAGAAATCCCTGGCATGTTGAACCGAATTTCCAGCGTCAACGACGAGGCTGTATTTATCACCGCAAACTAACCCCAATGTCGGTCTTTCTTTATCATTTTGGTTAGATAGATAATAGATGGTTTCACTTAATTGATTTAGCATGTTCATTCTCCTCTATAATAAATTCTTGATCCATAAGAGAGAAAATCTGCATGCTTATTTAAATCAACATTTAGATTTTCTCATTTTATTTGTTTACCAATGGAATCACCTCCCTTGTTTACTCATGGATAGAAAATGTTAATTATATCCAAGCACTAAACGTTAGCTTAACTCATCTGATAAAAATATTCCATTAATTTTTCCTTATATGATAATTTCCACTCATAATTATAGGTAGCTCTAATGCAAAATAATCCCAAACCAAAAGGAGGAT
Above is a window of Paenibacillus sp. E222 DNA encoding:
- a CDS encoding MBL fold metallo-hydrolase, which encodes MLNQLSETIYYLSNQNDKERPTLGLVCGDKYSLVVDAGNSVQHARDFLHEIEKLNVPPVKYVVITHAHWDHFLGMNEYGATIIMNSLTNQKMNDWRNYSYDDRSLQEYVDSKKMNTLCMETIQHEIPDRETFQLSHPDIIFEKSLHVDLGNKVCILETIRSTHTDDSTVVYIPDEKVIFLGDSAYNTTTNSLYHIKQDKLLPMIEDIQQYDAVHFLLGHESICDVEEMDTFWRELISANDAVKSTSLEDAIERFEAANNRTANDNELFFLQGFVNDQILQSKAAE